A window from Ictalurus furcatus strain D&B chromosome 16, Billie_1.0, whole genome shotgun sequence encodes these proteins:
- the LOC128620294 gene encoding probable RNA-binding protein 18 isoform X6: protein MQSATETVENASILSSGSSQEGHRLWIGNIDAKITEYHLVKLLEKFGQVEQFDFLFHKSGPLEGQPRGYCFVNFHTKEVPLTCLIQKCPCLMLLLEAERAIQCLNGKLALSKKLVVRWAHAQVLSSLTGIRNEHTDPDPDPSWRLYSVWLVF, encoded by the exons ATGCAGTCGGCTACGGAGACTGTGGAGAACGCCTCCATCCTTTCGAGCGGCTCGTCGCAGGAAGGCCACCGCCTGTGGATCGGCAACATCGACGCTAAAATCACAGA GTATCACCTGGTGAAGCTCCTGGAGAAATTCGGACAGGTGGAGCAGTTTGATTTCCTGTTCCACAAGTCCGGACCGCTGGAGGGTCAGCCGAGAGGATACTGCTTCGTCAACTTCCACACCAAAGAGGTTCCTCTCACATGTCTGATTCAGAAGTGTCCATGTTTGATGCTACTTCTG GAGGCTGAACGGGCCATACAGTGTCTCAATGGAAAGCTGGCGTTGTCCAAGAAACTGGTGGTGCGTTGGGCCCACGCACAG GTTCTCTCCTCACTAACGGGAATAAGGAACGAACACACAGACCCGGACCCGGACCCGTCATGGCGTCTCTACTCTGTCTGGCtagtcttttag
- the LOC128620294 gene encoding probable RNA-binding protein 18 isoform X4 → MQSATETVENASILSSGSSQEGHRLWIGNIDAKITEYHLVKLLEKFGQVEQFDFLFHKSGPLEGQPRGYCFVNFHTKEVPLTCLIQKCPCLMLLLEAERAIQCLNGKLALSKKLVVRWAHAQRFEPYRGDKNLPASLEPSCSEAEEQPTSLSAVSPTAVISSSRVCVCE, encoded by the exons ATGCAGTCGGCTACGGAGACTGTGGAGAACGCCTCCATCCTTTCGAGCGGCTCGTCGCAGGAAGGCCACCGCCTGTGGATCGGCAACATCGACGCTAAAATCACAGA GTATCACCTGGTGAAGCTCCTGGAGAAATTCGGACAGGTGGAGCAGTTTGATTTCCTGTTCCACAAGTCCGGACCGCTGGAGGGTCAGCCGAGAGGATACTGCTTCGTCAACTTCCACACCAAAGAGGTTCCTCTCACATGTCTGATTCAGAAGTGTCCATGTTTGATGCTACTTCTG GAGGCTGAACGGGCCATACAGTGTCTCAATGGAAAGCTGGCGTTGTCCAAGAAACTGGTGGTGCGTTGGGCCCACGCACAG aggttTGAGCCCTACAGAGGAGATAAGAACCTGCCTGCTAGCTTGGAGCCGTCGTGCAGCGAAGCAGAAGAGCAGCCGACCTCGCTGAG TGCTGTATCGCCGACCGCCGTGATTTCCtcaagccgtgtgtgtgtgtgtgagtga
- the LOC128620294 gene encoding probable RNA-binding protein 18 isoform X5, whose protein sequence is MQSATETVENASILSSGSSQEGHRLWIGNIDAKITEYHLVKLLEKFGQVEQFDFLFHKSGPLEGQPRGYCFVNFHTKEVPLTCLIQKCPCLMLLLEAERAIQCLNGKLALSKKLVVRWAHAQVMVLSSLTGIRNEHTDPDPDPSWRLYSVWLVF, encoded by the exons ATGCAGTCGGCTACGGAGACTGTGGAGAACGCCTCCATCCTTTCGAGCGGCTCGTCGCAGGAAGGCCACCGCCTGTGGATCGGCAACATCGACGCTAAAATCACAGA GTATCACCTGGTGAAGCTCCTGGAGAAATTCGGACAGGTGGAGCAGTTTGATTTCCTGTTCCACAAGTCCGGACCGCTGGAGGGTCAGCCGAGAGGATACTGCTTCGTCAACTTCCACACCAAAGAGGTTCCTCTCACATGTCTGATTCAGAAGTGTCCATGTTTGATGCTACTTCTG GAGGCTGAACGGGCCATACAGTGTCTCAATGGAAAGCTGGCGTTGTCCAAGAAACTGGTGGTGCGTTGGGCCCACGCACAGGTAATG GTTCTCTCCTCACTAACGGGAATAAGGAACGAACACACAGACCCGGACCCGGACCCGTCATGGCGTCTCTACTCTGTCTGGCtagtcttttag